GGTACGGCACGTCTCCGACCGGATCGCGGTGATGTACCTCGGCAAGATCGTCGAACTCGCCGACCGCGACGCCCTGTACACGGCGCCGATGCACCCGTACACCAAGGCGCTGATGTCCGCGGTGCCGATCCCGGACCCCAAGCGGCGCCAGGCCAAGAGCGAGCGCATCCTGCTCACCGGCGACGTGCCCTCGCCGATCGCGCCGCCCTCCGGCTGCCGTTTCCACACGCGCTGCTGGAAGGCCACCACGATCTGCAAGACCACCGAGCCGCCGCTGCTCCAGCTCGGCCCGGGCCAGCAGGTCGCCTGCCACCACCCGGAGAACGCCGAGGACCAGGCCCCCGAGGACACCCAGCTGCTGCGCCCCGAGTCCGAGACGATCAACGTCGTCACGGTCGGCGGCGGTCCGGCGCCGGATGCCGCGGAAGGTGCCGCAAAGGGCGCCGACGCTGCTGGGTCCGGTGTGACGAAGGCGGAAGCTGGGGAGTCTGCTGGCGGGGATGCCGAGTCCGGGGATGCCGAGTCCGGGGATGGGCAGTCCCAGGATGCTGAGTCCCAGGACAGCCGGTCCGAGGACACCGCATCAGAGGACCCCGCGTCCGAGGACACCGCATCAGAGGACACCACGTCCGAGGAGCCCGGTTCCCAGGAGCCGAAGACCGACAAGTAGCGCTCCGGAGAGCACTGCCGGAGCGAGCCGGACGGGAGGGACCAGCCCGCGGTTCCCGCGCGCGGAACAGTCCCACGTGGGCCTCAGGCCCCTCCCGTCCGGCCCACTCCGCCGGACCGTCCGACACCTTCCGATGGCTTCCGAGGCCGGACGGCGGTTGTCCTCCCCCTGGGATCTCTCCACCGGACTGGGGCCGACGGCCGGTGAGCAGGTATGAATAACGCGTGGTCCAGGATCTGTACGCGCCCTCCGTTCAGCACGCGCTCGACATCGTCGGCATCTTCGTCTTCGCGATCTCCGGCGCCCTGCTCGCCGTGCGCAAGAACTTCGACGTCTTCGGCATCGCCGTCCTCGCGGAGGTCACGGCACTGGGCGGCGGTATCTTCCGCGACCTGATCATCGGCGCCGTACCGCCCTCGGCCTTCACGGACCTCGGCTACTTCCTCACGCCGCTGGTGGTGACGGGCCTCGTCTTCTTCCTCCACCCGGAGGTGGAGCGGCTCCAGCTCGGTGTGAACATCTTCGACGCGGCCGGGCTCGGCCTCTTCTGTGTCACCGGCACCGCCAAGGCCTACGCCTACGGGCTCGGCCTGACCTCGTCCGCAGTCATGGGCCTGGCCACCGCGGTCGGCGGCGGCGTACTGCGCGACGTGCTGGCCAACGAGGTCCCCTCGCTGCTGCGCTGGGACCGCGACCTCTACGCCGTACCGGCCGTCGTCGGCTCGACCATGGTCGTCCTGTTCATCGACCACGACATGCTCAACGGCTTCACCGCCACCCTCGCCGTCCTCACCGTCTTCACCCTGCGCCTGCTAGCGATGCGCTACCACTGGCGCGCACCGAGGGCCTGGAACCGCCGCTCACGCGTGGTGGAGGGCGACGAGACCTAGGGCGATCCGGGCCCGAAAACCAAAGCTACCGCTCAGTAATTTTTTCGTTGTACCGTAATTCCCATGACTGAAGCACCTGTGGCGGCGGTCCGGATCGGGGACAGCGAGTTCGACCGGGACACCGCGGTCACGCTGCGCGAGCCGGGCGTCTACGACATCGAGCTCTCCGCGGGCTGGACGATCATCAACGCGGTCAACGGCGGCTATCTGCTCGCCGTCATCGGCCGGGCGCTCGCGGACAGCCTGCCGCACCCGGACCCGTTCACTATCTCCGCGCACTACCTCACCGCCTCCCAGCCGGGCCCGGCGGTCGTCCGTACCGAGGTGGTCCGCACAGGCCGCACCCTCTCCACGGGCCAGGCCTCGCTGCTCCAGGTCGACGAGTCGGGCCAGGAAGTCGAGCGCATCCGCGTCCTCGCCTCCTACGGCGACCTCGACACGCTGCCCGACGACGTCCGTACCGCCGCGAAGCCGCCCGCCTTTCCGCCGCCGGAACACTGCTTCGGACCGCAGGACGCGCCGCGCGACGGTGTCGTACCGGGCAGCTCGGCGATCGCCGACCGGCTCTGGCTCAAGCTCGACCCGGACACTCTCGGCTGGGCCCTCGGCGCGCCCTCCGGCAAGGGCGAGATGCGCGGCTGGTTCGGCCTGGCCGACGGCCGTGACGCGGACCCGCTCTCGCTCCTGATGACGGTCGACGGGCTGCCGCCCACCAGCTTCGAACTCGGCATCCCGGGCTGGGTGCCCACCATCGAACTCACCGTGCACGTCCGCTGCCGCCCGGCCCCGGGCCCGCTGCGGGTGTCGATCACCACCCGGAACCTGGCCGGTGGCTTCCTGGAGGAGGACGTCGAGGTCTGGGACACCGCCGACCGACTGGTCTGCCAGTCCCGGCAGTTGGCCCGGGTCCGCCTGAAGTAGGTGCGTACGGGGCGGCCCTCGGTACGGCCGCCCCGGTACGTACGCGGGGACCGCCCTCGACCCCGCCCGCCCCCGGCGCGAGATGCTGGAGCGGTGAAGTCCGACCGACTGCTCGCGATCCTGCTGCTGCTCCAGACCCGCGGGCGCTTCTTGGCGCAGGAGCTGGCCGAGCGCCTGGAAGTCTCCGTACGCACCATCTACCGCGATGTCGAGGCGCTCTCCGCCGCGGGCGTGCCGGTGTACGCGGAGCGCGGGCGGCACGGCGGGATCTCCCTGCTCCCCGGCTACCGCACCGATGTCACGGGGCTGACCGAGGACGAGTCGCGGGCGCTGTTCGTGCTCGCGGGGACCGGTACGCACGAGGCGCTCGGGCTCGACACCGCACTCGGTTCGGCGCTGCGCAAGGTGATGGCGGCGCTGCCCGCGCCGCACCGCCCGGCCGCCGAACTCACCAGCCGCCGCATCCTGGTCGACTCCGCGCGCTGGCGGGCCGCGCCGCGGGCGGGCGTCGACCTGGACGTTCTGCAGGACGCGGTCTTCGCCGACCGGCGGCTGCGGCTGCGCTACCGGCACAGCGGCGCCGCCGAGCCGAGGACGTACACCGTCGACCCGTACGGGCTCGTGGCCAAGGCGGGCGTCTGGTACCTGGTCGCCGACCGGCGCGGGGTGCCGCGGCTGTTCCGGGCGGACCGCATCCGGGCCGCCACGCCGACAAGTGATCCGGTGCGGCGCCGGACCGGGGTCGAACTGGCCCAGGTCTGGGAGGAGTTGAGGCGCCGGGTCGAGCAGCGCCCGGACGGGATCACGGTGACGGTTCGCGTACGCAGGGACCGTCTCGACATGTTCCTGCGCCTGAACGCGGCCGCCCTGAGGGAGCCGCCCGAGGACCCCGGCGAGGGGGAGTGGGTGACGGCTCGGCTCGGCTTCGAGGCGCTTCCGGCGGTCCGTACGCTGCTCGTCCTCACCGACAACGTGGAGGTGCTCTCGCCGCCGGAGGCCCGGGAGGAACTGGCCCGGGCGGCGGTCGCGATCGGGGCGGTGTACGGCTGAGGCAGCCGTGGAGGGCGGCGGCCGGTGTTCGACTCCTGAACACGAAGCGCGAAAGTCGGTGTGGCGGACACCGGGCGCGGCCCCTCCCGCATTTCCTCGCTCAGGATTCCTCGCGACCAGGTTCTTGACGCCCCCTCCCCGCCTCTCTTAAATCAAGAACTGAACCTTCCGTTCCGGGAGTTGGCCATCCGCGTTCACTTCTCGGAGCCCTGGCTCGTCATGCCGACGCGCCCCCGTACGTCCCGACCGCAGGTCCCAGCGCACACCCCCGCACCCCCACACGCCCCCTCCAGGACGCCGCACCACCCGTACGCGTCCTCCCGAGGCGGCCACCCCCAGGAGTCGCGATGACCGTGCACCAGGAGAAGGCCCTTCAATTCCCTTACAGACACGGCACGTTGCGGCGCGGACGGCGTCGCGCCGTGCTCGGTGCGGTGTCCCTGCTCTGCTGCGCGACGGCCCTGACCGCCGTGCCCGCCGGAGCCGCCCCGGCTCCCGAGCCCGCGCGTGCGTCCGGTCCGTACGCCCCGAGCGGCGCCCGCGGCCCGGCGGTGGCGGCGGACTTCGCCGACGAGTTCGACGGTGCGGCGGGCTCGGCCGTGGACGGCGCCAAGTGGCAGATCGAGACCGGCGACAACGTCAACAACCACGAGCGGCAGTACTACACGGCGGGCAACGCCAACGCGGCGCTCGACGGTCAGGGCCATCTCGTCATCACGGCCCGCAAGGAGAACCCGGCCGGATACCAGTGCTGGTACGGGCCCTGCGAGTACACCTCGGCGCGGCTCAACACCGCGGGACGGTTCACCGCCCAGTACGGGCATGTCGAGACCCGGCTCAAAGCGCCGCGCGGACAAGGGATGTGGCCCGCGTTCTGGGCGCTCGGCGACGACATCGGGCAGGTCGGCTGGCCCGCCAGCGGCGAGATCGACGTCATGGAGAACGTCGGGTTCGAACCGAGCACGGTCCACGGCACCCTGCACGGCCCGGGCTACTCCGGCTCGGGAGGCATCGGCGCCGCGTACACGCTGCCCGGCGGGCAGCAGTTCGCCGACGACTTCCACACCTTCGCCGTCGACTGGGAACCGGGCAGGATCACCTGGTCCGTGGACGGCACCGTCTACCAGACCCGGACGCCCGCCGATCTCGCCGGAAAGCAATGGGTGTTCGACAAGCCGTTCTTCCTGATCCTGAACCTGGCGGTCGGCGGCTACTGGCCGGGGGACCCGGACGGCAGTACGCAGTTCCCGCAGCAACTCGTCGTCGACTACGTACGGGTGAGCACCGGGGAGCGCGCCCTGTCGGCCTCCCCCACGGCCCGGACCCCGTAGTCACCCCACAGCCGCGCCCGGGCCGGTCCGTCCCCCGGCCCGGGCGCACCCTTCACGTCCCCGCGCGCAGGAACCGCCCGAGCGCGGCGGTGAGTTCGGCCGGCGCGTCCTCCTGTACGAGATGCCCGGCGCCCTCGATCGGCAGCAACTCGCAGCCCGGGATCAGGGCGGCCAGTTCGCGGCCGCGCTCCGGCGGGATCCAGGTGTCCTCGGTGCCCCAGCACAGCAGGACGGGCAGGTCGAGTTCGCCGTACCGGCCCTGGATCTCGTCGGTGAAGCGCTGGTCGTTCTGCTCGATCTGCCGGTAGAAGGCGGCCCGGCCCTCCTCGGTGCACCAGGGGGCGACGAGCCGGTCCAGGGTCGCCGGGTGCAGACCGTGGTGGCTGGCGGAGGCGACGTAGGCGCGGACCAGGGCCTCGTGCAGAGCGGGCGGGAGTTCGCCGAAGACCTCGGCATGGGCGCCGAGCAACCGGTAGGCGGGGGAGCCCCATGGGCTCAGTGCCACCGGGTCGACCAGGGCCAGACGTGCGTACCGGGCGCCGTGCAGCAGATGGGCGCGCAGGCTCACGCAGCCGCCGAAGTCGTGGGCGAGGACGGCCGGTCGGTCCAGTCCCCAGTGCGCGAGCAGCTCGGTGAACACCCGCGCCTGCGAGTCGAGGCCGACGTCCTGGCCCGCGTACATCTGCGAGGCGCCGTAGCCCGGCAGGTCCCAGACGTAGACGCGGTGCTCGTGCGCGAGGGCCCGTGCGGTGCCGCGCCAGACGTACGAGGAGAAGGGGGTTCCGTGCACGAGCACCACCGGGGGCGCTTCCTCGGGGCCGAGGACGCCCCAGCGGACCTCGCCCGCGGAGGTGAGCGCCACCCGGTCGAGTTCCCAGTCGCGCTGCCAGTCGTCGTCCCGTTCGACCTCGGTGTCGGTGGGTGCGGTCGGGTGTGGGGTCATGGCTTCGACCCTAGGGTCCGGCGGGCGGTCCCGTCGTGCGGAATACAGGAGAGGCGGTGCCCGGCCCGTCCCGGCGGGCGAGGAGGCCGTGCGGGTTGCCGGGCGGTCAGTCCAGCCAGTGGGCCCGGCCCAGGTGGATCACGCGCATCTGGCGGCGGGCCATGTCCTTGATGGCCGCCTCGTCGCCGGGGGTCGCCTCGACCAGCTCGATGGCCGTCATGACCATGTGGTCCACGAAGAGCCGAGCCAGCATGTACAGGTCGTCGTCGCTCCAGCCCTCCGACTCCGGGTGGCAGGCGATGGCCGCCTTGGCCTCCTCGGAGAACCGGATCAACTCCCGGTGCATCGCCTCACGGACCTGCTGGACGCCGCCGTGCCGCTCGCGGGCCAGGAAGCGTACGTGCGAGGGCTGCGCGCGTACGTAGTCGGCGATCAGGTCGACCGTGTTCCTTATCAGGAGCTCGTGCTCGCCGGTCTCGTCGAGGGTGGACTGGATCATCGGGTGCAGGCTGCCGAGCGACTCCTCGACCAGGGCGACGCCGAGGTCCGCGGTACTGCGGAAATGCCGGTAGAACGCCGTCGGCGCCACGCCCACCGCGCGCGTGACCTCACGGATGCCCAGGCTGCTGAGGCTCTGCTCCTCCAGCAGGACCAGGGCCGCGTCGAGCAGTGCCTGGCGGGTTTTCTGCTTCTGCGCCTGGCGGACGCCAACGGTGTGACTCATGACATCAGTTAACGATTGTTCTCTGGAATTGACAACCCGGGGGACGCGGTTGGAAGATGAAGTCAGTGAACAGTTGTAACCACAAGCGTTCACTCAAATCTTCACGAGAGGTGTCCTCATGTTGTTCCTCGTCGTAGCGCTCCTGCTGCTCGGCGTGGTCATGGGGGCGGTCGTGCACGCGCCGCCCGCCGTGTCCCTCGTCGCCGCCGTCGTCATCGGGGTCTGGCTCGCCGTCTTCGCGGTTCGCGAACGGTACGGACGCCGCACCCGCACCGACTGAAACCGCGGCACACCCCCGCAGCACCGTCCGATCCGACCGTCACTTTCCTGACAGGGAGCCCACACATGCTGGAACTCACCGCCCCCGCACGGTCGACGCAGCGCCGACCCGGAGTGCGGGACGCCGACGGCATGGCCGTCGCCTCGTTCGTCCTCGGCCTGCTCGGTCTGCTCGTCCTCAACCTCGTCCTCGGCCCGATCGCGATCGTGCTCGCCCTCGCGTCCCTGTGGCGCGGCACCAAGCGCCGGGCCCGCGCCTTCCTCGGTCTCGCCCTCGGCATCGCCGACGTCGTCGTCCTGACCGTCCTCGTCCACAGCGGCGGCGTGTGGAGCTTCGGCGGCTGACCGGCCGACCCGGCCCCGCACGGCCGGTACTCCGCCCGTGCGCCCCACCGCGCGGGGCGGCCGCCCGTCCGGGGTGCCCGCACCGCGATCCGCGCGAGGCGTGAGGGTGCGAGGCTTCCGTGACCCCCTCCCGTGCGCCCCTGCGCCGGAAGCGCTCCCGTGAAGGCCTCGTAGAATCGTGGGCACCATGGCCTATCTCGACCACGCCGCGACCACTCCGATGCTTCCGGAGGCGATCGAGGCGATGACCGCCCAGCTCGCCGTCACCGGCAACGCCTCCTCGCTGCACTCGGCGGGCCGCCGCGCACGGCGCACCGTCGAGGAAGCGCGCGAGACCCTCGCCGAGGCGCTGGGCGCCCGGCCCAGCGAGGTCGTCCTGACCTCCGGCGGCACCGAGGCCGACAACCTCGCCGTGAAGGGCCTGTACTGGTCCCGCCGCGCCGCCGACCCGGCCCGCACCCGGGTCCTCGCGAGCCCCGTGGAGCACCACGCCGTCCTGGACGCCGTCGACTGGCTCGCCGTCCACGAGGGCGCCCGGGTCGAGTACCTGCCGGTGGACCGGTACGGGCGCGTGCACCCCGAGACGCTGCGCGAGGCGATCGCCCGCGACCCCGCGGACGTCGCCCTGGCCACCGTCATGTGGGCCAACAACGAGATCGGCACCGTGCTGCCGATTCGTGAACTGGCCGATGTGGCCGCCGAGTTCGGCATCCCGCTGCACGCCGACGCGGTCCAGGCCTTCGGTCAGCTCCCCCTCGACTTCGCCGCGTCCGGCCTCGCCGCGATGACGGTTTCCGGCCACAAGATTGGCGGCCCCTACGGCATCGGCGCCCTCCTCCTCGGCCGCGACCACACCCCCGTACCGGTGCTGCACGGCGGCGGGCAGGAACGCCAGGTCCGCTCCGGAACCCTGGACGTCCCGGCCACGGCCGCCTTCGCCGTCGCCGCACGGCTGGCCGCCGAGGGGCGCGAGGAGTTCGCGCGCGAGGTCGGCGCCCTGCGGGACCGGCTGGTCGAGGCGGTGCGCGAGGCCGTGCCCGAGGCGGTGCTCGGCGGGGACCCCGTCGACCGGCTGCCCGCCAACGCGCACTTCAGCTTCCCCGGCTGCGAGGGCGACTCGCTGCTCCTCCTGCTCGACGCCCAGGGCATCGAGTGCTCCACCGGATCCGCCTGCACCGCCGGCATCGCCCAGCCCAGCCATGTACTGCTCGCGACCGGTGTGGCGCCCGAACTGGCCCGCGGCACCCTGCGGTTCTCACTCGGACACACCTCCACCCGGGCCGACGTCGACGCACTGGCCAAGGCCATCGGACCGGCCGTCGAACGGGCGCGGAGCGCGGGGCTCTCCTGACCCCACGGCGCCCGGCCGAGCGCCGCGTCGTACGGTCCGTACCACCGAGTCACGGCCCTGGCCGAGAATCGCCTATGGTGTGCTGGCCCGTGGTGGTGGGGGCGCGGCCGGTGTTCCGGCGGCCCGAGGGCGCGCAGGTGTTCCGCCGTGCGCGAGGCCGCGGGCGGAACCAGGTACATACAGGAGGAACGTCGTGGACACGACTTCGCGCGCACTGCGCCGTACCGCGGCCGGTGCCGCAAGCCTGCTCGCGGTGGCGCTGCTCGCCGCCTGCGGCGGCTCGGACGACAAGGACGCGTCCGGCCCCAAGGGGGAGAAGGGCAAGGGGAGTTCGGCGTCCGGCGGCTCGGCCTCGGGCGGCGGTGACGCGTCCGGCGGCGCGGACGGCAGCGGCGGCTCGGACGGCAAGACTCTCAGCGCGGCCGAGCTGGAGACCGCGGTCGTCAAGGACGGTGAGGTCCCGGGCCACAAGATCTCCGAGCGCGCGAAGGTGGACCGGACCGCGGAGAAGGACGTGAAGACCGAGCGGGCCGAGTGCGGCCCGCTGGCCAACGCCGCGCTCGGCACCACCACCGGCGGCCCCGCGGCCAAGGTCGAGCGCGAGGCGCTCACCAAGCCCGCGAAGGGCGAGGTGAAGGACCCCAAGGACCTGGAGTCCGCCTTCGACGCGACCAAGTCCATGATCAGCCTCGCCGCGTACGAGGACGGCGGCGCGCGCTCGGCGATGGAGGCCCTGCGCAAGGGCGTCGCGCCCTGCGGGGGCGGCTTCACCACGCACGCCCACGGCGAGGACCTGAAGATCACCTCCGTCAAGGAGGACACCGCCCCGAAGCTCGGCGACGAGGCGACCGCGTTCACCGTCGTCAACCAACAGGGCCACGACAAGGCCTCGTTCAAGGTCGTCGTGGTGCGCAAGGGCAACACCCTCGCCTACTTCACCTCGCTGAACCTCGGGGCGATCGTCAGCGGCAAGGACTTCGACTTCCCGGTCGAGCTCGCACAGGCACAGGCCAAGAAGCTGGCCTGACAGCCGAGTTGGCGGGCGCTCGCGGCATGCGGGCGCCCGCGTCCGGCGGCGGCGCGAAAGGTGCCGGTCGCGGCGAAGGGTGCCGGTTCCGGCCCGCTCAGGTCTGCGCCTTGTGCGCGTCCCTGACCAGCCGCAGATACCGGTCCCAGTCCCAGAACCGGCCCGGGTCGGTGTGGTCGGTGCCCGGCACCTCCACATGCCCGACGATGTGCTCGCGGTCCACCGGCAGGTCGTAGCGTGCGCAGATGCGGGCGGTCAGACGGGCCGAGGAGCGGTACATGGCGTCGGTGAACGACTCGGGCCGGTCCACCCAGCCGACGTGCTCGATGCCGACGCTGCGCTCGTTGTACTCGCGGTTGCCGGTGTGGAAGGCCACGTCGAGCTCCCGGATCATCTGCGTGACGTGACCGTCGCCGCGCACCACGTAATGCGTGGCCGCCCGGTGCGAGGGATCGCGGAAGACCTTGACCGTGGAGCGGTAGCTGCCCTGTGTGACATGCACGACCACGCGGTCGACGGCGTAGTCGTCGGGCCGGTCCGCCCGGCGCCAGTTCGCCGGGGAGGCACCGATCCACAGGGCGCCGGTGTAGTCGACCTCACCCGGTGTGCGCGGCTTGTCCACGCCGGGTGTGCGCCACCACAGCCGCGCGAGATCGCCGCGGGCGAGCGCGCCGACGCCGATCGCGGCCCCGGCACCGCCGATCAGCAGTCCCCGTCGGCTGATCCGCTTCCCGCCGTCCTTGCCCGACCCTGCCCCGCCGCCCTTGGCGGCGCCCCCGCCACTTCCGCGTTCACGCTGCATCCACCCCGCCCTCCTCCCCGTCCGCACCGGTTCCGCCGGTCCCTCGGGCCGCCGTTCTCCCGGTATGCGAACGTCAACGAAATCACGGACGAATACAGTTCCCCGGACCCGTACCCTGGACGGGTTATGACTGACACCCCCGCGCGCCCCCTCCGTGTCCTCGCCGCCATGTCCGGCGGGGTGGACTCCGCCGTCGCCGCCGCCCGCGCCGCCGAGGCCGGGCACGACGTGACCGGAGTGCACCTCGCGCTCTCGGCGAACCCGCAGTCCTTCCGTACCGGCGCCCGCGGCTGTTGCACCATCGAGGACTCCCGCGACGCGCGCCGCGCGGCCGACGTCATCGGCATCCCGTTCTACGTCTGGGACCTGGCCGAGCGCTTCCGCGAGGACGTCGTCGAGGACTTCGTCGCCGAGTACGAGGCCGGGCGCACTCCCAACCCCTGCCTGCGCTGCAACGAGAAGATCAAGTTCGCCGCGCTGCTCGACAAGGCGCTCGCCCTCGGTTTCGACGCGGTGTGCACGGGCCACTACGCCCAGGTCGTCACGCTCCCCGACGGCTCGCGTGAGCTGCACCGCGCCTCGGACATGGCCAAGGACCAGTCGTACGTGCTCGGCGTGCTCGACGAGCGGCAGCTCGCGCACGCCCTGTTCCCGCTCGGCGACACGGTGACCACCAAGGACGAGATCCGCGCGGAGGCCGAGCGGCGCGGGCTCGCGGTCGCCAAGAAGCCCGACAGCCACGACATCTGCTTCATCGCCGACGGCGACACCCAGGGCTTTTTGGCCAACCGCCTCGGCCGCGCCGAGGGTGACATCGTCGACGAGTCCGGCGAGAAGGTCGGCACCCACGAGGGCGCGTACGGATTCACCATCGGCCAGCGCAAGGGCCTGCGCATCGGCACCCCGGCCCCGGACGGCAAGCCGCGCTACGTCCTGGACATCTCCCCGGTGGACAACACCGTCACCGTCGGCCCGGCCGCCGCCCTGGACGTCACGGCGCTCGTCGCGGTCAAGCCCCGCTGGTGCGGCGTCGCGCCCACCGGGCCCGGTACGTACACGGCGCAGCTGCGTGCGCACGGCGGCGAGAGCGAAGTACGCGCCGAACTCGTCGACGGCGAGCTGCGGGTCGACTTCGACGAGGCACAGCGCGGCGTCGCGCCCGGTCAGGCCGTGGTGCTCTACGACGGGACGCGGGTGGTGGGTTCGGCGACCATCGCGCGGACGGTACGGGCGACTTCGTCGGTGTGAGGCAGGCGGGCGCGGAGGCTTCGGCTCCGCGCCCGCGCCTACGCCCGCGCCTACGCCCGCGCCTACGCCCGCGCCTACGCCCGCGCCTACGCCCGCGCCTACGCCCGCGCCTACGCCCGCGCCTACGCCCGCGCCTACGCCCGCGCCTGGGCTTTCGCCCGCGCTCGCACACGCGAAGGGGCGGTGCCCGGACCCCCGGACACCGCCCCAGCCGTACCCCCACTCAAGGTGCGGCGCGTTGCGCGCGGTTCGCGCGCCGGATCAGCCCTTGACGTTCACCCCCGCCCAGGCCGCTTCCACGGCCTTGACCTCCGCGCCGCCCTCGCCGTAGAGGTCGGCGGCGGCCTTCAGCGTGCCCTCGCGGGCGCCGTGGTAGTCGGTGGTGGAGGTGAAGTACGAGGTCAGCGCCTTGTACCAGATCTTCACGGCCTTCTCGCGGCCGATGCCCTCGACCGTGGAGCCGTCCTTGGTGGGCGAGTCGTACTTGACGCCGTTGATCTCCTTCGCGCCGCTGCCCTCGGACAGCAGGTAGAAGAAGTGGTTGGCCGGGCCCGAGGAGTAGTGCACGTCCAGGTCGCCCAGGTTCTCGTCCCAGTAGTCGGCCGAGTCGCCGTCCCGGCTGGGCTTGTCCTGGTAGCGCAGCGGGGTGCCGTCGCCGTTGATGTCGATCTTCTCGCCGAGCAGGTAGTCGCCCTTGTCCTCGGCGTTGTCCGCGTGGAACTCGATCGCGGTGCCGAAGATGTCGGAGGTGGCCTCGTTGAGGCCGCCCGACTCGCCGCTGTATTCAAGACCGGCCGTGGCCTCGGTGACACCGTGGCTGAACTCGTGGCCCGCGACGTCGAGTTGGTTCAGCGGGTGCTTGCCGCCCGCGCCGTCGCCGTAGTAGATCGAGAAGGTGTCCGGGTCCCAGAAGGCGTTGACGTAGTTCTGGCCGAAGTGGACGTAGGACTTGGGTGCCACTCCGTCGCCGCGGATGCCGTCCCGCCCGAGCACGTCCTTGTAGAAGTCCGTGGTCCGGGCGAAGCCGTAGGCCGCGTCGACGGCGGCGGTCTGCCGGTTCGCCGGGGTGCCGTCGCCCCAGACGTCGTCGGCGTCGGTCAGCAGCACGCCCTTGCCGCTCTGGGCGTTCTTCAGGTCACGGGTCTCGTGGCCGCCGCGGGCGGTGTCGACGAGCTGGAAGCCCTTGGAGGTCTTCTTGCTGTCGATGTCGACCTTGCCGCTGTACTGGCTGGTGTCGTCGCCGTTCTTGATGTCCTGGAACGCGTAGAGCTTCTTGCCG
This is a stretch of genomic DNA from Streptomyces sp. NA04227. It encodes these proteins:
- the mnmA gene encoding tRNA 2-thiouridine(34) synthase MnmA; the protein is MTDTPARPLRVLAAMSGGVDSAVAAARAAEAGHDVTGVHLALSANPQSFRTGARGCCTIEDSRDARRAADVIGIPFYVWDLAERFREDVVEDFVAEYEAGRTPNPCLRCNEKIKFAALLDKALALGFDAVCTGHYAQVVTLPDGSRELHRASDMAKDQSYVLGVLDERQLAHALFPLGDTVTTKDEIRAEAERRGLAVAKKPDSHDICFIADGDTQGFLANRLGRAEGDIVDESGEKVGTHEGAYGFTIGQRKGLRIGTPAPDGKPRYVLDISPVDNTVTVGPAAALDVTALVAVKPRWCGVAPTGPGTYTAQLRAHGGESEVRAELVDGELRVDFDEAQRGVAPGQAVVLYDGTRVVGSATIARTVRATSSV
- a CDS encoding M4 family metallopeptidase, whose amino-acid sequence is MSSVTGISGTRKRLALAGGAASVAAAVLAVGVATGTAGAAPERSADTSAGATAQALGLGAKEKLVLKDTVKDADGTVHQRYERTYGGLPVLGGDLVVHRAEGGKVEGVTKATKAKVAVASLTPKLAPHKAKAAALKAAKAAKVATAEDGKQASLTADAAPRKVVWAAKGKPVLAYETVVGGFQEDGTPSRLHVITDAATGKKLYAFQDIKNGDDTSQYSGKVDIDSKKTSKGFQLVDTARGGHETRDLKNAQSGKGVLLTDADDVWGDGTPANRQTAAVDAAYGFARTTDFYKDVLGRDGIRGDGVAPKSYVHFGQNYVNAFWDPDTFSIYYGDGAGGKHPLNQLDVAGHEFSHGVTEATAGLEYSGESGGLNEATSDIFGTAIEFHADNAEDKGDYLLGEKIDINGDGTPLRYQDKPSRDGDSADYWDENLGDLDVHYSSGPANHFFYLLSEGSGAKEINGVKYDSPTKDGSTVEGIGREKAVKIWYKALTSYFTSTTDYHGAREGTLKAAADLYGEGGAEVKAVEAAWAGVNVKG